Proteins encoded in a region of the Acidobacteriota bacterium genome:
- a CDS encoding glutamine synthetase III, giving the protein MGSSALQDASKNIIEWEKTVGKSPTWPQATEIFGSLTFNEQVQRQRLPRDVFKALRRTVAQGVPLDGSAANVIAAAMKDWAIEHGATHYTHWFQPLTGITAEKHDSFLSPTNDGRAVAEFSGKELIKGEPDASSFPSGGMRSTFEARGYTAWDPTSSPWLLKTQNGTTLVIPTAFVSWTGDSLDKKTPLLRSMEALSKQALRILKLFGSDAQRVITTCGPEQEYFLIDRNFYFSRPDLINAGRTLFGARPPKGQELEDQYFGSIPSRVLAFMHDVENELYKVGVPVKTRHNEVAPSQYEIAPIFEDANVATDHQMMTMETLRRLAPKYGLTCLLHEKPFAGVNGSGKHLNWSMSDDLGNNLLNPGDNPHDNIQFLVFCAAVLRAVNRWQGLLRMSIASAGNDHRLGANEAPPAIISVFLGEMLTDLFDQIEKGSAKRTRSGGLLDTGVAVLPKLPRDAGDRNRTSPFAFTGNKFEFRAVSSGQSIAFPNIALNVAVAESLDYMATELENATTKGKKSLEAAVKDLLPAVIKEHKRIIFNGNGYSEEWRLEAAKRGLLNLTNSVDALPELSKTDTVRLFEKYKVLNAREVRARAEINYEIYVKTLNVEGQLMVLIANRYIVPAALRYQKEVADSVAAVREAGGSAREAKKLLDRLGALIDDLRERTDRLEKALEGHAATAEKHAKHMRDAVVPAMGELRETGDQIEAIMPHGMWPLPTYREMLFIK; this is encoded by the coding sequence ATGGGTTCGTCAGCGCTCCAGGACGCCAGCAAGAACATCATCGAGTGGGAGAAGACGGTAGGCAAGTCGCCGACGTGGCCGCAGGCCACGGAGATCTTCGGCTCGCTCACCTTCAACGAGCAGGTGCAGCGTCAGCGCCTGCCGCGCGATGTGTTCAAGGCGTTGCGCCGCACGGTGGCGCAGGGCGTGCCGCTCGACGGCTCGGCCGCCAACGTCATCGCGGCGGCGATGAAGGACTGGGCGATCGAGCACGGCGCGACGCACTACACGCACTGGTTCCAGCCGCTCACCGGCATCACGGCCGAGAAGCACGATTCGTTTCTGTCGCCGACCAACGACGGCCGCGCCGTCGCCGAGTTCAGCGGCAAGGAGCTCATCAAGGGCGAGCCCGACGCGTCGAGCTTTCCGTCCGGCGGCATGCGCTCCACCTTCGAAGCGCGCGGTTACACGGCCTGGGATCCGACGAGCTCGCCCTGGCTGCTGAAGACGCAGAACGGCACGACGCTCGTCATCCCGACCGCCTTCGTGAGCTGGACCGGCGACTCGCTCGACAAGAAGACGCCGCTGCTCCGCTCGATGGAGGCGCTCTCGAAGCAGGCGCTCCGCATCCTGAAGCTCTTCGGATCGGACGCGCAGCGCGTCATCACGACGTGCGGCCCCGAGCAGGAGTACTTCCTGATCGATCGCAACTTCTACTTCTCGCGCCCGGACCTCATCAACGCCGGCCGGACGCTCTTCGGCGCGCGGCCGCCCAAGGGGCAGGAGCTCGAGGATCAGTACTTCGGCTCGATCCCCTCGCGCGTGCTGGCGTTCATGCACGACGTCGAGAACGAGCTCTACAAGGTCGGCGTGCCGGTCAAGACGCGCCACAACGAGGTCGCGCCGAGCCAGTACGAGATCGCGCCGATCTTCGAGGACGCCAACGTCGCCACCGATCACCAGATGATGACGATGGAGACGCTGCGGCGGCTGGCGCCGAAGTACGGCCTGACCTGCCTGCTCCACGAGAAGCCGTTCGCCGGCGTGAACGGCAGCGGCAAGCACCTGAACTGGAGCATGAGCGACGACCTCGGCAACAACCTGCTCAACCCGGGAGACAACCCGCACGACAACATCCAGTTCCTCGTCTTCTGCGCCGCGGTGCTGCGCGCCGTGAACCGCTGGCAGGGGCTGCTCCGCATGTCGATCGCCAGCGCCGGCAACGACCACCGGCTCGGTGCGAACGAGGCGCCGCCGGCGATCATCTCCGTGTTCCTCGGCGAGATGCTCACCGATCTGTTCGACCAGATCGAGAAGGGCAGCGCCAAGCGGACCCGCTCGGGCGGCCTGCTCGACACGGGCGTCGCCGTGCTGCCGAAGCTCCCGCGCGACGCGGGCGACCGCAACCGCACGAGCCCGTTCGCGTTCACCGGCAACAAGTTCGAGTTCCGCGCGGTGTCGTCCGGCCAGAGCATCGCCTTCCCGAACATCGCGCTCAACGTGGCGGTCGCCGAATCGCTCGATTACATGGCCACCGAGCTCGAGAACGCGACGACCAAGGGCAAGAAGTCGCTCGAAGCCGCCGTGAAGGACCTGCTGCCGGCCGTCATCAAGGAGCACAAGCGGATCATCTTCAACGGCAACGGCTACTCGGAGGAGTGGCGGCTGGAGGCCGCGAAGCGCGGGCTGCTGAACCTGACCAACAGCGTCGACGCGCTGCCGGAGCTGTCGAAGACCGACACGGTCCGCCTGTTCGAGAAGTACAAGGTCCTCAACGCGCGCGAAGTGCGAGCCCGCGCCGAAATCAACTACGAGATCTACGTCAAGACCCTGAACGTCGAAGGGCAGTTGATGGTGCTGATCGCCAACCGCTACATCGTGCCGGCGGCCCTCCGTTACCAGAAGGAGGTCGCCGACTCGGTCGCGGCCGTGCGCGAGGCCGGCGGCTCGGCTCGCGAGGCCAAGAAGCTGCTCGACCGGCTGGGCGCCCTCATCGACGATCTCCGCGAGCGGACCGATCGGCTCGAGAAGGCTCTCGAGGGGCACGCCGCGACGGCCGAGAAGCACGCCAAGCACATGCGCGACGCCGTCGTGCCGGCGATGGGCGAGCTGCGCGAGACGGGCGATCAGATCGAGGCCATCATGCCGCACGGCATGTGGCCGCTGCCCACCTATCGCGAGATGCTCTTCATCAAGTAG
- a CDS encoding CoA pyrophosphatase: protein MTVALSALETTLRRRLAMPLPGAAAQRRFAPRPERADWSPDQRPDTARHAAALVLLYARREGVMLPLTVRHHTLPQHAGQVSLPGGAIDRGESPQAAALREADEEIGVAAADVRVLGALSTLWVPVSNFVIHPVVGIADREPAFRLHAREVSALLEVGIAELGDPACVRRIEHTRDGLTIACPAFHVHGHDVWGATAMILAELLSLAGDVQASGTSGPAAISTPRT from the coding sequence ATGACCGTCGCGTTGTCGGCGCTCGAAACGACGCTCCGCCGGCGGCTGGCGATGCCGCTGCCGGGCGCCGCGGCGCAGCGCCGCTTCGCGCCGCGCCCCGAACGCGCCGATTGGTCGCCCGACCAGCGGCCCGACACCGCGCGCCATGCGGCGGCTCTCGTGCTGCTGTACGCGCGGCGCGAGGGCGTCATGCTGCCGCTGACCGTGCGCCATCACACGCTGCCGCAGCATGCCGGCCAAGTGAGCCTCCCCGGCGGCGCGATCGATCGCGGCGAGTCGCCGCAGGCCGCGGCACTGCGCGAGGCCGACGAGGAGATCGGCGTCGCCGCGGCGGACGTCCGCGTGCTCGGCGCGTTGTCGACGCTCTGGGTGCCGGTGAGCAACTTCGTGATCCATCCGGTCGTCGGCATCGCCGATCGCGAGCCGGCGTTCCGCCTGCACGCACGCGAAGTGTCAGCGCTGCTCGAAGTCGGAATCGCCGAGCTGGGCGACCCGGCCTGCGTGCGCCGGATCGAGCACACGCGCGACGGTCTGACGATCGCGTGTCCGGCCTTTCACGTGCACGGCCACGACGTGTGGGGCGCGACGGCGATGATTCTCGCGGAGCTCCTTTCGCTCGCCGGCGACGTCCAGGCGAGCGGCACGAGCGGGCCGGCGGCGATCTCGACACCTCGCACGTGA
- a CDS encoding M48 family metallopeptidase, translated as MPEAPVARRRAAAHAVTVGQRVFPVDLARHPRARRYVLRVSPDGRLRLTVPRGASIAGALSFAAREQAWIDREWARLELRAAAWRDGAGLWFRGERVVLRLGDGAAHFAGERVAASERDLRPAVERHLRAMALRELPTRTHSLARAHEIAIASVSVRNQRSRWGSCSPRGAIALNWRLVQMPPDVADYVILHELAHRLHPNHSRRFWRAVERLCPAWRAAERWLRAHGRDLF; from the coding sequence GTGCCCGAGGCTCCCGTTGCCCGCCGGCGCGCCGCGGCGCACGCCGTGACCGTCGGCCAGCGCGTGTTTCCCGTGGATCTCGCCCGCCACCCGCGCGCCCGGCGCTACGTGCTGCGCGTCTCGCCCGACGGGCGGCTGCGCCTCACCGTGCCGCGCGGCGCCTCGATCGCCGGCGCGCTGTCGTTCGCCGCGCGCGAGCAGGCGTGGATCGACCGCGAGTGGGCGCGGCTGGAGCTGCGCGCCGCGGCCTGGCGCGACGGCGCCGGCCTCTGGTTTCGCGGCGAGCGCGTCGTCCTTCGGCTCGGCGACGGCGCCGCGCACTTCGCCGGCGAGCGCGTGGCCGCGTCCGAGCGCGACCTGCGGCCGGCCGTCGAACGGCACCTGCGCGCGATGGCGCTCCGCGAGCTGCCGACGCGCACGCACTCGCTCGCGCGCGCGCACGAGATCGCCATCGCGTCCGTGTCGGTGCGCAATCAGCGGTCGCGCTGGGGCTCGTGCTCGCCGCGGGGCGCGATCGCGCTCAACTGGCGGCTCGTCCAGATGCCGCCCGACGTGGCCGACTACGTGATCCTCCACGAGCTCGCCCATCGCCTCCACCCGAACCACTCGCGCCGTTTCTGGCGCGCGGTCGAGCGTCTCTGCCCCGCGTGGCGCGCCGCGGAACGTTGGCTGCGCGCGCACGGACGCGATCTGTTCTGA
- a CDS encoding TolC family protein, which yields MTLRRSFLPLATAGLLLATPQLLLAQTPRLTLQQALDLARSHSTAIRAARAGEQRADAEEQQVLSQRLPQLSLASTYTRTLASEFSGAFQSTGPVCDPLAVDAGQPLATRVAELERAATCGAIGPSFSFGTLPFGQKNIYQAAFSFSQSLYTGGRLGAQRAQAGFSKRAAALATTTAEAQVLLDVTQAFYDAALSDRMVAIAESGFDQASATYDQVKLAYEAGRQPEFELLRAQVARDNQRPEVIRSRASRDVAYLRLRQLLDLPASEPLVLDVDLEAPEIAPPPPFAGALAAARAAGPSDDRTSVRQAETVVGLRQAAISAARAERLPSVALNSSLARVGYPSEGVLPGVGDFRTNWSASATLQVPILTGGRLRAGERAARATLAEAEAQLQQARELSLLDSATALQDLTAAEAALEASAGTVEQARRAYEIAELRNREGLSTQLELNDSRLQLQVAQANRAQAARDVQVARARVALLPTLPLGAR from the coding sequence ATGACGCTACGACGCTCGTTTCTCCCGCTCGCGACCGCCGGGCTGCTGCTCGCCACGCCGCAGCTCCTGCTCGCGCAGACGCCGCGGCTCACGCTGCAGCAGGCGCTCGACCTCGCGCGGTCGCACAGCACGGCCATCCGCGCGGCGCGCGCCGGCGAGCAGCGCGCTGACGCCGAAGAGCAGCAGGTGCTCAGCCAGCGGCTGCCGCAACTGAGCCTCGCGAGCACCTACACGCGCACGCTCGCCTCGGAGTTCAGCGGCGCGTTCCAATCCACGGGGCCCGTCTGCGATCCGCTCGCCGTCGACGCGGGCCAGCCGCTCGCCACCCGCGTCGCCGAGCTCGAACGCGCCGCCACGTGCGGCGCCATCGGCCCGTCGTTCAGCTTCGGCACGCTGCCGTTCGGCCAGAAGAACATCTATCAGGCGGCCTTCTCGTTCTCGCAGTCGCTCTACACCGGCGGCCGGCTCGGCGCGCAGCGCGCGCAGGCGGGCTTCTCGAAGCGCGCGGCTGCGCTCGCGACGACGACCGCCGAGGCGCAGGTGCTGCTGGACGTGACGCAGGCCTTCTACGACGCGGCGCTGAGCGATCGGATGGTCGCGATCGCCGAGTCGGGCTTCGATCAGGCGAGCGCCACCTACGACCAGGTCAAGCTCGCCTACGAGGCCGGCCGGCAGCCCGAGTTCGAGCTGCTGCGCGCGCAGGTCGCGCGCGACAACCAGCGCCCCGAGGTGATCCGCAGCCGCGCGTCGCGCGACGTCGCCTACCTCCGTCTCCGTCAATTGCTCGATCTGCCCGCGAGCGAGCCTCTGGTTCTCGACGTCGATCTCGAGGCGCCCGAGATCGCGCCGCCGCCGCCCTTCGCCGGCGCGCTCGCGGCGGCGCGCGCGGCCGGGCCGAGCGACGACCGCACGAGCGTGCGCCAGGCCGAGACGGTCGTCGGCCTCCGGCAGGCGGCGATCTCGGCGGCCCGCGCCGAACGCCTCCCCTCGGTCGCCCTCAACTCGTCGCTCGCCCGCGTGGGCTATCCGAGCGAAGGGGTGCTGCCCGGCGTCGGCGATTTCCGCACCAACTGGTCGGCGAGCGCCACGCTGCAGGTTCCGATCCTCACGGGCGGACGCCTGCGCGCCGGCGAGCGCGCCGCGCGCGCCACGCTCGCCGAAGCGGAAGCGCAGCTCCAGCAGGCGCGCGAGCTGTCGCTGCTCGATTCGGCCACGGCCCTGCAGGATCTGACGGCCGCAGAAGCGGCGCTCGAGGCGAGCGCCGGCACCGTGGAACAGGCGCGCCGCGCCTACGAGATCGCCGAGCTGCGGAATCGCGAAGGGCTCTCGACGCAGCTCGAGCTGAACGACTCGCGCCTGCAACTGCAGGTCGCGCAAGCCAATCGGGCGCAGGCCGCCCGCGACGTGCAGGTCGCCCGCGCGCGTGTCGCGCTGCTGCCCACGCTGCCTCTCGGCGCCCGTTGA
- a CDS encoding efflux RND transporter periplasmic adaptor subunit has translation MPLRFHSVLSGLTVLALAGAASGCDNSAASAPAATSAPLTIQLAPENVATATMSDISAGPTISGQLTPAREATVRAQVGGSIVALNVDRGQPVRTGTVLARISSRDLDMALESSNVAVKSSETALAVATAELQRTEVLVKGGALAARDLEQARNAVSNAEAQVAAARARRTSVTQQIEDTSITAPFSGIVSSRHANLGDVVAPGAELLTIIDPSSLRLEASVRSDQIHEVRRGATARFSIRGVPGEFTGIVDRISPAADPVTRQVSLYVSVPNVQGRLIAGLFADGRIEATNRRGIVVPLSAVDETGPTPTVTRIRPDGTAERATVTLGVRMPDAERVEVIAGLAEGDVLVVGSSKAIAPGTRVKVIG, from the coding sequence ATGCCGCTGCGTTTTCACTCCGTGCTTTCCGGCCTGACGGTCCTCGCCCTGGCGGGGGCCGCCTCCGGATGCGACAACTCCGCCGCATCCGCACCGGCCGCCACGTCCGCTCCCCTGACGATCCAGCTCGCGCCCGAGAACGTCGCGACCGCGACGATGTCCGACATCTCGGCCGGGCCGACGATCTCGGGGCAGCTCACGCCGGCGCGGGAGGCGACGGTCCGCGCCCAGGTCGGCGGCTCGATCGTCGCGCTCAACGTCGACCGCGGCCAGCCGGTGCGCACCGGCACCGTGCTCGCCCGCATCTCGTCGCGCGACCTCGACATGGCGCTCGAGTCGTCGAACGTCGCGGTCAAGTCGAGCGAGACCGCGCTCGCGGTCGCGACCGCCGAGCTGCAGCGCACCGAGGTGCTCGTGAAAGGCGGCGCGCTCGCCGCCCGCGATCTCGAGCAGGCGAGAAACGCCGTGTCGAACGCCGAGGCGCAGGTGGCCGCGGCGCGCGCGCGCCGAACGTCGGTCACCCAGCAGATCGAGGACACGTCCATCACGGCCCCGTTCTCCGGGATCGTCAGCTCCCGCCACGCGAACCTCGGCGACGTCGTGGCGCCCGGCGCCGAACTGCTGACGATCATCGATCCGTCGAGCCTGCGCCTCGAGGCCTCCGTCCGCTCCGATCAGATTCACGAGGTGAGACGCGGCGCCACCGCCCGCTTCTCCATTCGCGGCGTGCCCGGCGAGTTCACGGGCATCGTCGATCGGATCAGCCCGGCGGCCGATCCGGTCACGCGCCAAGTGTCGCTCTACGTCTCCGTGCCCAACGTGCAAGGCCGCCTGATCGCGGGCCTGTTCGCGGACGGGCGCATCGAGGCCACGAACCGCCGCGGGATCGTCGTCCCGCTGTCGGCCGTGGACGAGACGGGTCCCACGCCGACCGTGACACGCATCCGTCCCGACGGCACCGCCGAACGGGCGACCGTCACGCTCGGCGTGCGGATGCCGGACGCGGAGCGCGTGGAGGTGATCGCCGGTCTCGCCGAGGGCGACGTGCTCGTCGTCGGCTCGTCGAAGGCGATCGCGCCGGGCACGCGCGTGAAAGTGATCGGGTGA
- a CDS encoding efflux RND transporter permease subunit, with protein MFISDFAIRRPVITVVSMLTLVVFGLVSLVLLQTDEFPDVAVPLVVVAVPYPGASPDQVEREIVDPMEEAISGISGVTKVTSNSLDGFGTVLVEFDYEKDLQLATQEIRDEINSIRNDLPPEMEEPVLTRVNPVDFPIVSLAMSSERLSVAQLTLLADPGISRRLRALAGVGEVEIAGANTREMTIDVRPDALQAASVSMGEVVAAVSAQNLAAPVGRLLGIHDERTIRLGGRVTTADQFAAIVVANRDGRLVRLGDVATVHVGVEEPRTAALFGGREAVGIDVKKTKGYSTTAVSASVLREIGEIRKTLPAGVSISIVRNSGERVANSVANVGWALVEGAVLTVLTVFLFLNSWRSTIITGLALPVSVIASFIAVLAFGFTLNTMSLLGLSLAIGILIDDAIVVRENIVRHVELGRDHLQAAHEGTSEIGLAVAATTFSIVVVFVPIAFMGGVAEQWMSPFALTIACSVLVSLFVSFSLDPMLSAYWPDPHLPTDQRWFLARQLAYFNIWFNRQADRYKRVIGWALRHRFAMVVLAITSFGGALAMPAMGLLGGEFFPVSDNSEFSINIETPAGSNLAYTNKKVEDVVALARSIPGVDHTYATIGGTSGAVDEARVYVGLAPKAERADHQETIARTLRQRLPEIGGVTASVQTSGFDNQKQIQIELRGPDSTVLSKLADEVLAATRQVTGAVDVGLSTRGQKPEVDITIDRALAGDLGLRVADIAQALRPAFAGVDVGDWVDPTGKTRDVTVRLAPESRARAADLATLPLVVPGPDGRPATVPLGQVASVRPSLGPNRIDHLDRERVISVQANTEGRPLSDVVADIQSRIDGVALPPGYTITQGGQTREQIEVFTRILTALGVAVLLMYLVLVVQFNSFLDPLAIMLSLPLSLIGVVGALMLTGDTLNIMSMIGVILLMGIVAKNAILLIDFAKWSEERGVPRHEAIVEAGRARLRPILMTTFALIAGMVPVALGHGEGADFRAPLGRAIIGGVITSTLLTLLVIPTFYDILSGWRDRVGRLFRRDRAKHETPRQVRLAS; from the coding sequence ATGTTCATCTCTGATTTCGCCATCCGCCGGCCGGTCATCACCGTCGTCAGCATGCTGACGCTGGTGGTCTTCGGGCTCGTGTCCCTGGTGCTGCTCCAGACCGACGAGTTTCCCGACGTGGCCGTCCCGCTCGTCGTCGTCGCCGTGCCCTATCCCGGCGCCTCGCCGGATCAGGTGGAGCGCGAGATCGTGGACCCCATGGAGGAAGCGATCTCCGGCATCAGCGGGGTCACGAAGGTCACGTCGAACTCGCTCGACGGCTTCGGGACGGTGCTCGTCGAGTTCGACTACGAGAAGGATCTGCAGCTCGCGACGCAGGAGATCCGCGACGAGATCAACTCGATCCGCAACGACCTGCCGCCCGAGATGGAGGAGCCCGTCCTGACGCGGGTGAATCCGGTGGACTTCCCGATCGTGTCGCTCGCGATGTCGTCCGAGCGCCTGTCGGTGGCGCAGCTCACGCTGCTCGCCGATCCGGGCATCTCGCGCCGGCTGCGCGCGCTCGCCGGCGTCGGCGAGGTCGAGATCGCCGGCGCCAACACGCGCGAGATGACGATCGACGTCCGGCCCGACGCGCTGCAGGCGGCCAGCGTGAGCATGGGCGAGGTCGTGGCCGCCGTGTCGGCGCAGAACCTCGCCGCGCCGGTCGGCCGGCTGCTCGGCATCCACGACGAGCGCACGATCCGGCTCGGCGGGCGCGTCACCACCGCCGATCAGTTCGCCGCCATCGTCGTCGCGAACCGCGACGGCCGGCTCGTGCGGCTGGGCGACGTCGCGACCGTGCACGTCGGCGTGGAGGAGCCGCGGACGGCCGCCCTCTTCGGCGGCCGCGAGGCGGTCGGCATCGACGTCAAGAAGACGAAGGGCTACAGCACGACCGCGGTCTCGGCGTCCGTCCTGCGCGAGATCGGGGAGATCCGCAAGACGCTGCCGGCGGGCGTGTCGATCAGCATCGTGCGGAATTCCGGCGAGCGCGTGGCGAATTCCGTGGCGAACGTCGGCTGGGCGCTCGTCGAAGGCGCCGTGCTGACCGTGCTCACGGTGTTCCTCTTCCTCAACTCGTGGCGGTCCACGATCATCACCGGCCTCGCGCTGCCGGTCTCCGTCATCGCCTCGTTCATCGCCGTCCTGGCGTTCGGGTTCACGCTCAACACGATGTCGCTGCTCGGCCTGTCGCTGGCGATCGGCATCCTGATCGACGATGCGATCGTGGTGCGCGAGAACATCGTGCGGCACGTCGAGCTGGGCCGGGATCACCTGCAGGCCGCGCACGAGGGCACGTCCGAGATCGGGCTCGCGGTGGCCGCCACGACCTTCTCGATCGTGGTCGTGTTCGTGCCGATTGCGTTCATGGGCGGCGTCGCCGAGCAGTGGATGTCGCCGTTCGCGCTCACGATCGCGTGCTCGGTGCTGGTCTCGCTGTTCGTGTCGTTCTCGCTCGACCCGATGCTCTCGGCCTACTGGCCCGACCCGCACCTGCCCACCGACCAGCGCTGGTTCCTGGCGCGGCAGCTCGCGTACTTCAACATCTGGTTCAACCGGCAGGCGGATCGCTACAAGCGCGTGATCGGTTGGGCGCTGCGCCACCGGTTCGCGATGGTGGTGCTGGCCATCACCTCGTTCGGCGGCGCCCTCGCGATGCCGGCGATGGGCCTGCTCGGCGGCGAGTTCTTTCCGGTCTCGGACAACTCGGAGTTCTCGATCAACATCGAGACGCCGGCGGGCTCGAACCTGGCGTACACGAACAAGAAGGTGGAGGACGTGGTCGCGCTGGCGCGCTCGATCCCCGGCGTGGACCACACCTACGCGACCATCGGCGGCACGTCGGGCGCGGTCGACGAAGCGCGCGTGTACGTCGGGCTCGCGCCGAAGGCCGAGCGGGCGGATCACCAGGAGACGATCGCGCGCACCCTGCGCCAGCGGCTGCCGGAGATCGGCGGCGTCACGGCGTCCGTGCAGACGAGCGGGTTCGACAACCAGAAGCAGATCCAGATCGAACTGCGCGGGCCGGACAGCACCGTGCTGTCGAAGCTGGCCGACGAGGTGCTGGCCGCCACGCGGCAGGTGACGGGGGCGGTCGACGTCGGCCTGTCGACCCGAGGCCAGAAGCCGGAAGTGGACATCACGATCGACCGCGCGCTCGCGGGCGATCTGGGCCTGCGCGTGGCCGATATCGCCCAGGCGTTGCGGCCGGCGTTCGCCGGCGTGGACGTCGGCGACTGGGTCGATCCGACCGGCAAGACGCGCGACGTCACGGTGCGCCTGGCGCCCGAATCGCGCGCCCGCGCGGCCGATCTCGCGACGTTGCCGCTCGTCGTGCCCGGGCCGGACGGCCGGCCCGCGACGGTGCCGCTCGGCCAAGTCGCCTCGGTGCGGCCGTCGCTCGGGCCGAACCGGATCGATCACCTCGACCGCGAGCGGGTGATCTCCGTGCAGGCCAACACCGAGGGTCGGCCTCTCTCGGACGTCGTCGCCGACATCCAGTCGAGGATCGACGGCGTCGCGCTCCCGCCCGGCTACACGATCACGCAGGGCGGCCAGACGCGCGAACAGATCGAGGTCTTCACGCGCATCCTGACCGCGCTCGGCGTGGCGGTGCTGTTGATGTACCTGGTCCTCGTCGTGCAGTTCAACTCGTTCCTTGATCCGCTCGCGATCATGCTCTCGCTGCCGCTCTCGCTCATCGGCGTCGTCGGCGCGCTGATGCTGACCGGCGATACACTGAACATCATGAGCATGATCGGCGTGATCCTGCTCATGGGCATCGTGGCGAAGAACGCGATCCTGCTCATCGACTTCGCGAAATGGTCTGAGGAGCGCGGGGTGCCGCGCCACGAGGCCATCGTCGAAGCGGGACGCGCGCGGCTGCGGCCCATCCTGATGACGACGTTCGCGCTGATCGCCGGCATGGTGCCGGTCGCGCTCGGGCACGGCGAGGGCGCCGATTTCCGCGCGCCGCTCGGCCGCGCGATCATCGGCGGCGTCATCACCTCCACGCTGCTGACGCTGCTGGTCATCCCGACGTTCTACGACATCCTGTCGGGATGGCGCGATCGGGTCGGCCGGCTCTTCCGCCGCGACCGCGCGAAGCACGAGACGCCGCGCCAGGTTCGCCTGGCCTCTTGA